A stretch of the Tachysurus vachellii isolate PV-2020 chromosome 26, HZAU_Pvac_v1, whole genome shotgun sequence genome encodes the following:
- the plp1b gene encoding proteolipid protein 1b isoform X1 encodes MLPMKQPWLCKVLGCYDSCVRCLGAVPYITLSGTLLCYAGVALFCAGAHEALTHTHTLVHTHFARAEHDFEVLADFIKYFQYVIYGLASFFFLYGILLLAEGFYTTSAVKQTFGEFRSTKFSRCLSLTFLIVTYVLAVIWLVVFAFSLIPVYFLFNMAETCHTVHILSETTTSLNQHGWVCVDPRQFGLLPWKATPGKVCGMTMANICKEPEFYMTYDLYITAFAGAGATLLGLILYIIAATYNYAVLRFLGSKGIRC; translated from the exons ATGTTGCCGATGAAGCAACCCTGGCTGTGTAAAGTTTTAG GTTGCTATGACAGCTGTGTGCGTTGCCTTGGCGCCGTGCCGTACATCACTCTGAGTGGCACACTGCTGTGTTACGCCGGAGTCGCGCTCTTCTGCGCTGGAGCACACGAggcccttacacacacacacacacttgtccacACACACTTTGCCCGTGCCGAACACGACTTTGAGGTGCTCGCTGACTT tatcaAATATTTTCAGTATGTAATTTATGGTCTGGCGTCGTTCTTCTTCCTGTACGGGATTTTATTGCTTGCTGAGGGATTTTATACCACGAGCGCCGTCAAGCAAACCTTTGGAGAATTCCGGAGTACGAAGTTCAGCCGCTGCCTCAGCCTCacc TTCCTCATCGTTACTTACGTCTTGGCGGTGATTTGGCTCGTCGTGTTTGCCTTCTCTCTGATTCCTGTCTACTTCCTGTTCAACATGGCTGAGACGTGTCACACTGTCCACATCCTGTCTGAGACCACAACCAGCTTAAACCAGCACGGCTGGGTGTGTGTGGACCCTCGGCAGTTcg gtctgctCCCCTGGAAAGCTACACCAGGTAAAGTGTGTGGCATGACTATGGCCAACATCTGCAAAGAACCTGAG ttctaCATGACCTATGACCTTTATATCACAGCCTTTGCTGGAGCTGGAGCTACACTTCTTGGCCTG ATCCTCTATATCATAGCTGCCACCTATAACTATGCTGTTCTGAGGTTTCTTGGCAGTAAGGGGATCCGATGCTAG
- the plp1b gene encoding proteolipid protein 1b isoform X2, producing MGCYDSCVRCLGAVPYITLSGTLLCYAGVALFCAGAHEALTHTHTLVHTHFARAEHDFEVLADFIKYFQYVIYGLASFFFLYGILLLAEGFYTTSAVKQTFGEFRSTKFSRCLSLTFLIVTYVLAVIWLVVFAFSLIPVYFLFNMAETCHTVHILSETTTSLNQHGWVCVDPRQFGLLPWKATPGKVCGMTMANICKEPEFYMTYDLYITAFAGAGATLLGLILYIIAATYNYAVLRFLGSKGIRC from the exons GTTGCTATGACAGCTGTGTGCGTTGCCTTGGCGCCGTGCCGTACATCACTCTGAGTGGCACACTGCTGTGTTACGCCGGAGTCGCGCTCTTCTGCGCTGGAGCACACGAggcccttacacacacacacacacttgtccacACACACTTTGCCCGTGCCGAACACGACTTTGAGGTGCTCGCTGACTT tatcaAATATTTTCAGTATGTAATTTATGGTCTGGCGTCGTTCTTCTTCCTGTACGGGATTTTATTGCTTGCTGAGGGATTTTATACCACGAGCGCCGTCAAGCAAACCTTTGGAGAATTCCGGAGTACGAAGTTCAGCCGCTGCCTCAGCCTCacc TTCCTCATCGTTACTTACGTCTTGGCGGTGATTTGGCTCGTCGTGTTTGCCTTCTCTCTGATTCCTGTCTACTTCCTGTTCAACATGGCTGAGACGTGTCACACTGTCCACATCCTGTCTGAGACCACAACCAGCTTAAACCAGCACGGCTGGGTGTGTGTGGACCCTCGGCAGTTcg gtctgctCCCCTGGAAAGCTACACCAGGTAAAGTGTGTGGCATGACTATGGCCAACATCTGCAAAGAACCTGAG ttctaCATGACCTATGACCTTTATATCACAGCCTTTGCTGGAGCTGGAGCTACACTTCTTGGCCTG ATCCTCTATATCATAGCTGCCACCTATAACTATGCTGTTCTGAGGTTTCTTGGCAGTAAGGGGATCCGATGCTAG